In Panthera tigris isolate Pti1 chromosome C1, P.tigris_Pti1_mat1.1, whole genome shotgun sequence, the following proteins share a genomic window:
- the LOC107180184 gene encoding late cornified envelope protein 3A-like, which yields MFLLFVPDQPPAAMSCQQSQQQCQPPSKCPPSPKCPPKSPAQCLPPAFSSCAPGSGGSCDPSSGGWGGCCLSHRGCHGSHGCRHHSSDSCDGSSALQSGDSGCGHGSVGSC from the coding sequence atgtttcttttatttgttccaGATCAACCTCCTGCCGCGATGTCCTGCCAGCAGAGCCAGCAGCAGTGCCAGCCTCCTTCCAAGTGCCCCCCATCGCCCAAGTGCCCCCCGAagagcccagcacagtgcttgCCCCCAGCCTTCTCCAGCTGTGCTCCAGGCTCCGGGGGCAGCTGTGACCCcagctctggggggtgggggggctgctgcCTGAGCCACCGTGGGTGCCACGGATCCCATGGATGCCGGCACCACAGCTCTGACTCCTGTGATGGTAGCAGTGCACTGCAGTCTGGGGATTCTGGGTGTGGCCATGGCTCTGTGGGTAGTTGCTGA